One stretch of Saccharomonospora xinjiangensis XJ-54 DNA includes these proteins:
- a CDS encoding isocitrate lyase/PEP mutase family protein has translation MTAARLRALHVPGTPVVLPNAWDADTARAVVEAGFPVVATSSVAVAASLGYSDGECAPADEMLAAAHRIARAVEVPVTVDAESGYGLPPAELAGRLLDAGISGLNIEDTDHRAGSRRHPDQQAELLSALREAAGDELVINARIDSFLSRGGSVDERALVPEVLDRARRYLEAGADVVYPIHVRDAEVIRTITSELAPAAVNVTLLPDGPSLAELTSLRVARVSLGGGLRAVAAEAVRTFLADLAGQRLA, from the coding sequence ATGACCGCCGCACGACTTCGCGCACTGCACGTGCCAGGCACGCCTGTGGTGCTGCCCAACGCCTGGGACGCCGACACGGCACGAGCCGTGGTCGAGGCCGGATTCCCCGTGGTGGCGACGAGTTCGGTGGCGGTCGCGGCCAGTCTCGGCTACTCCGACGGCGAGTGCGCGCCCGCCGACGAGATGCTGGCCGCCGCGCACCGGATCGCCCGTGCGGTCGAGGTCCCGGTGACGGTGGACGCCGAATCCGGATACGGACTGCCCCCGGCCGAGCTGGCGGGGCGCCTGCTCGACGCGGGGATCTCCGGTCTCAACATCGAGGACACCGACCACCGCGCAGGGTCGCGCCGCCACCCGGATCAGCAGGCCGAGCTGCTGTCGGCGCTGCGGGAAGCTGCGGGAGACGAGCTGGTCATCAACGCGCGGATCGACTCCTTCCTCTCACGCGGCGGTTCCGTTGACGAGCGCGCGCTGGTGCCTGAGGTGCTCGACCGGGCGCGGCGTTACCTCGAAGCGGGCGCCGACGTGGTCTACCCGATCCACGTGCGGGACGCGGAGGTGATCCGCACGATCACCTCGGAACTCGCGCCTGCCGCCGTGAACGTGACGCTGCTGCCCGATGGGCCGAGCCTTGCCGAGCTGACCTCCCTGCGAGTGGCCAGGGTGTCGCTCGGCGGCGGGTTGCGCGCGGTGGCCGCCGAGGCGGTGAGGACGTTCCTGGCGGATCTCGCGGGGCAGAGGCTCGCCTGA
- a CDS encoding class I mannose-6-phosphate isomerase translates to MSAPSVPIRLPANQPAQFYRGGAAIAALRSASSGATVRAEEFGPEDWVASTTTLFGREPEGLTRLPDGRWLREAVEADPLGWLGRDHVERFGSSTALLVKLLDAGQRLPVHFHPDDEFARRHFDSHFGKTEAWIVVGTRGENPTVYAGFRESLDARTIADWVADQDAPTMLGALNAVAVEAGDTVHIPAGLPHAIGEGVFVVELQQPTDFSLTLEWRDFLGEESKGHLGLGFDTALKALDTSAWDEQRLSGLIRRTAGKGTATVDLLAPDSRPFFRADRLRPTAPLALDPSFAVLVVSEGRGRLTAESGDVHEVSTGDTWVVPHAAGEFQLDGDVTVIRCRPPAPRP, encoded by the coding sequence ATGAGCGCACCCTCGGTCCCCATCCGGCTTCCCGCGAACCAGCCTGCCCAGTTCTACCGGGGAGGTGCGGCCATCGCCGCACTCCGCTCCGCGTCCTCCGGCGCGACGGTCCGTGCCGAGGAATTCGGCCCCGAGGATTGGGTGGCGTCCACCACCACACTGTTCGGCCGCGAACCCGAGGGCCTGACCCGGCTTCCCGACGGTCGCTGGCTGCGCGAGGCGGTGGAGGCCGACCCGCTCGGCTGGCTCGGCCGCGACCACGTCGAGCGCTTCGGCTCGTCAACGGCACTGCTGGTGAAACTCCTCGACGCGGGCCAGCGCCTGCCCGTTCACTTCCATCCCGACGACGAGTTCGCCCGCCGCCACTTCGACTCGCACTTCGGCAAGACGGAGGCGTGGATCGTCGTGGGCACGCGGGGTGAGAACCCCACCGTGTACGCGGGCTTCCGCGAATCGCTCGACGCGCGCACCATCGCCGACTGGGTCGCCGATCAGGACGCACCGACCATGCTGGGTGCGCTCAACGCGGTCGCCGTCGAGGCCGGCGACACCGTGCACATCCCCGCCGGGCTGCCGCACGCGATCGGCGAGGGCGTGTTCGTCGTCGAGCTCCAGCAGCCCACCGATTTCTCGCTGACCCTGGAATGGCGGGACTTCCTCGGCGAGGAGTCGAAGGGTCACCTCGGGCTCGGGTTCGACACGGCGCTGAAGGCACTCGACACCTCCGCGTGGGACGAGCAGCGGCTGTCGGGGCTGATCCGGCGCACCGCGGGCAAGGGCACCGCCACCGTGGATCTGCTCGCCCCGGACTCCCGCCCGTTCTTCCGCGCCGACCGGCTGCGGCCGACGGCACCGCTGGCCCTCGACCCGTCGTTCGCGGTGCTCGTCGTGAGCGAGGGCAGGGGCAGGCTCACCGCCGAGAGCGGAGACGTGCACGAGGTGTCCACAGGCGACACCTGGGTCGTTCCGCACGCGGCTGGCGAGTTCCAGCTCGACGGCGACGTGACGGTGATTCGCTGCCGCCCTCCTGCCCCGCGCCCCTGA
- a CDS encoding ABC transporter ATP-binding protein, producing MPGSPMPSGTSPALSVSGIRKQYGDTLAVDGVSFDVLEGEFFGILGPNGAGKTTTLEIAEGLRAPDDGTVRLLGQPPWPRNEALLPRIGVQLQASSFFERLTAREQLKTFAALYGVGPARADEMLELVGLADKADTLESKLSGGQRQRLSIACALVHDPEFVFLDEPTAALDPQARRNLWDVLRQLKERGSTIVYTTHYLDEAEVLCDRVAIMDHGRILAMDAPARLVRGLDAPTHVTLDTAVLTPDDARELPGADSVRADDVTVTITTRAPASLLAALAERGSVDGLTVRTATLEDVFLHLTGREYRA from the coding sequence ATGCCTGGTTCCCCCATGCCTTCTGGGACGTCCCCTGCGCTCTCGGTGTCCGGCATTCGCAAGCAATACGGCGACACGCTCGCGGTGGATGGCGTCAGCTTCGACGTCCTCGAAGGGGAGTTCTTCGGCATCCTGGGGCCCAACGGGGCAGGCAAGACCACGACGCTGGAGATCGCGGAGGGTCTGCGCGCCCCCGACGACGGCACGGTGCGGTTGCTGGGGCAGCCGCCGTGGCCCCGCAACGAGGCGTTGTTACCGCGCATTGGCGTCCAACTCCAGGCGTCGTCCTTCTTCGAGCGGTTGACGGCACGGGAACAGTTGAAGACCTTCGCCGCCCTCTACGGGGTCGGACCGGCGAGGGCGGACGAGATGCTCGAACTCGTCGGCCTCGCCGACAAGGCCGACACGCTGGAGTCGAAGCTCTCGGGCGGACAGCGTCAGCGACTGTCCATCGCCTGCGCCCTCGTCCACGACCCGGAATTCGTGTTCCTCGACGAGCCGACGGCCGCGCTCGACCCGCAGGCCCGCCGCAATCTGTGGGACGTGCTCCGCCAGCTCAAGGAGCGCGGAAGCACCATCGTGTACACGACACATTATCTGGACGAGGCCGAGGTCTTGTGCGACCGCGTTGCGATCATGGACCACGGGAGAATCCTCGCGATGGACGCTCCAGCACGACTCGTGCGTGGTCTGGACGCGCCCACCCACGTCACCCTCGACACCGCGGTCCTCACTCCCGATGACGCGAGGGAGCTGCCAGGCGCCGACAGCGTCCGCGCTGACGACGTCACGGTGACGATCACCACGCGCGCCCCGGCTTCGCTGCTCGCGGCCCTGGCCGAACGCGGCTCCGTGGACGGGTTGACCGTGCGCACAGCGACGTTGGAGGACGTGTTCCTCCACCTGACCGGCAGGGAGTACCGCGCGTGA
- a CDS encoding ABC transporter permease codes for MTSTLDHKRTVERGTIAPTPFRALSAAMFKGIVREKTTLFFTFLFPLMFLVIFGLLLNGQSDTRVTIAVVGEGPVITALEQTEAFDLESVGTAEEAEAQVRDGDLPAYVTQDGDTVRVRFAASTRETANLVLGVIDGVVNRTNVAVTGQEPRFSLDAEPVEDASMQPIQYLTPGILSWAVAMGAVFGAAITLVSWRRNQVLRRLRLAPVRAGTVLTSRLLVTLGVGAAQFVLFVSVALLPVFGLKLTGQWWLALPLLMLGTLAFFAVGMLVGAWCRTEESASTVANLVTVPMAFLSGAFFPVEAAPAWLQQVSWGLPMRHLNEGMLDVMVRGHGVEALLLPALVLLGFTVVIGALAAKLFRWEP; via the coding sequence GTGACGAGCACCCTGGACCACAAGAGAACGGTGGAACGCGGGACGATCGCGCCGACCCCGTTCCGCGCGTTGTCCGCCGCGATGTTCAAGGGCATCGTGCGTGAGAAGACGACGCTGTTCTTCACCTTCCTGTTTCCGCTCATGTTCCTGGTGATCTTCGGGTTGCTGCTGAACGGCCAGAGCGACACCCGCGTGACGATCGCGGTCGTCGGCGAGGGCCCTGTCATCACCGCGCTGGAACAGACCGAGGCGTTCGACCTCGAATCCGTCGGAACGGCCGAGGAGGCGGAGGCGCAGGTCCGCGACGGCGACCTGCCTGCCTACGTGACGCAGGACGGCGACACCGTGCGTGTCCGTTTCGCCGCCAGCACGCGGGAAACGGCGAATCTGGTGCTCGGTGTCATCGACGGGGTCGTGAACCGGACCAACGTCGCCGTCACCGGTCAGGAGCCGAGGTTCTCGCTCGACGCCGAGCCGGTGGAGGACGCCTCCATGCAGCCCATCCAGTACCTGACGCCCGGCATCCTGTCGTGGGCCGTGGCGATGGGTGCGGTGTTCGGCGCGGCCATCACGCTCGTGAGCTGGCGACGTAACCAGGTTCTGCGCAGGCTGCGGCTCGCGCCGGTGCGAGCGGGCACCGTGCTCACGTCGCGACTGCTCGTGACTCTCGGGGTGGGAGCCGCACAGTTCGTGCTTTTCGTGTCCGTCGCGCTGCTTCCGGTGTTCGGGCTGAAACTGACCGGGCAGTGGTGGCTGGCGCTACCCCTTCTCATGCTCGGCACACTCGCGTTCTTCGCCGTCGGCATGCTCGTCGGAGCGTGGTGCCGCACCGAGGAGTCGGCGAGCACGGTGGCCAACCTCGTCACGGTCCCAATGGCTTTCCTTTCGGGCGCGTTCTTTCCGGTCGAGGCAGCCCCGGCCTGGTTGCAGCAGGTGTCGTGGGGGTTGCCGATGCGTCATCTGAACGAAGGCATGCTCGACGTCATGGTGCGAGGGCACGGCGTCGAGGCGCTGCTGCTGCCCGCGTTGGTGCTGCTCGGCTTCACCGTGGTGATCGGCGCGCTCGCCGCGAAACTGTTCCGATGGGAACCGTGA
- a CDS encoding DUF3817 domain-containing protein, which produces MSNKAAVLFRVVAIAEAFSWTGLLVGMFLKYVVELGEGGVPVLGMVHGVLFVLYVVTTLAVARPLGWRFGTVVMALLAAIPPLFTWLFEKWALRRGKLDGPERLRHGGTGLFVRGGEDAMAGA; this is translated from the coding sequence TTGTCGAACAAGGCTGCCGTCTTGTTCCGTGTCGTCGCGATCGCCGAAGCCTTTTCGTGGACGGGACTGCTGGTCGGCATGTTCCTGAAGTACGTCGTCGAACTCGGTGAGGGCGGCGTTCCCGTGCTGGGCATGGTGCACGGCGTGCTGTTCGTTCTCTACGTCGTCACGACGCTCGCGGTGGCCCGCCCCCTCGGCTGGCGGTTCGGCACCGTGGTCATGGCTTTGCTCGCCGCGATCCCGCCGCTGTTCACGTGGCTGTTCGAGAAGTGGGCCCTGCGCAGGGGCAAGCTCGACGGGCCGGAGCGGCTGCGGCACGGCGGCACGGGCCTTTTCGTGCGTGGCGGCGAAGACGCGATGGCAGGCGCCTGA
- a CDS encoding MarR family winged helix-turn-helix transcriptional regulator, protein MRSPLPFDPIARAAQLWEDRIGPSSTMSAVTGLMRVQQIIQSAVDAALKPHGLTFARFEALTLLSFSRQERLPMRVMGERLQLHPTSVTNIVDRLEKDGLVKRLPHPTDRRTTLVEITEEGKERQVRATKAVTDIDFGLTGLTARQTEQLTDLLTRVRKAAGDFTD, encoded by the coding sequence ATGAGGTCTCCGTTGCCGTTCGACCCGATCGCGCGCGCGGCGCAACTGTGGGAGGACCGCATCGGGCCCTCCTCCACGATGTCGGCCGTCACCGGGCTGATGCGGGTCCAGCAGATCATCCAGTCGGCCGTCGATGCGGCGCTCAAGCCGCACGGCCTGACGTTCGCGCGCTTCGAGGCGCTGACGCTGCTGAGTTTCTCGCGGCAGGAACGCCTGCCGATGCGGGTCATGGGCGAGCGGCTTCAGCTACACCCGACCAGCGTGACGAACATCGTGGACCGGCTGGAGAAGGACGGTCTCGTCAAGCGGCTGCCTCACCCGACGGATCGCAGGACGACCCTCGTCGAGATCACCGAGGAGGGCAAGGAGCGGCAGGTGCGGGCCACGAAGGCGGTGACCGACATCGACTTCGGGCTCACCGGGCTCACCGCACGGCAGACGGAACAACTCACCGACCTGCTGACCCGCGTGCGCAAGGCGGCGGGCGACTTCACGGACTGA